In a single window of the Streptomyces sp. NBC_00285 genome:
- a CDS encoding APC family permease, which translates to MSVLTHEPGAAPADEEPPDTGERHRLTAVTGLAALSLDAMASVAYGPEAIVLVLAAAGAHGLGFTLPVTLAIATLLAVLVASYRQVIAAFPDGGGSYAVARTHLGARTSLVAAASLVLDYVLNVAVAVTAGVAALTSAFPGLYGDRLWLCLVVLVLITGVNLRGIVESARVFIVPTVVFVGSVLVLIAVGLFRSGPVSTATADGHASVLADNATSVGALLLLKAFASGCAALTGVEAIANAVPSFRRPRVRRAQRAEVALGAVLGVMLIGLSVLIGRFHLQPVEDVTVLAQLADASLGHNWGFYVIQFATMILLALSANTSFGGLPVLLKLLARDNYLPHVFALKADRQVHRHGVLALAAVSAALLVFSGGDTNTLVPLFAIGVFVGFTIAQVGMVRHWRLERREEGSRGRRGKALLNGFGAALTGVAAVVVTLEKFREGAWLVVIALPLLVAAFLAVHRAYGRIGERLGLGRIPEPPHRERSLVIVPVSSLSRLTSEALTAAASLGDEVRAVTVCYPDPEDRAALHALERSWAEWDPGVELVRLSCERRSLGRPIAAYVREVAAAEPATRVTVLIAETEPERLWQRLLQNQRGAVVAHAVRRETDAVICRLRFRLL; encoded by the coding sequence ATGTCCGTCCTGACCCACGAGCCGGGCGCGGCCCCCGCCGACGAAGAGCCTCCCGATACCGGCGAACGCCACCGGCTGACCGCAGTCACGGGCCTCGCCGCCCTGTCCCTGGACGCGATGGCGTCGGTGGCGTACGGGCCCGAGGCGATCGTCCTGGTGCTGGCGGCGGCCGGGGCGCACGGCCTGGGCTTCACGCTCCCGGTCACGCTGGCCATCGCCACCCTGCTCGCGGTGCTCGTCGCCTCGTACCGTCAGGTGATCGCCGCCTTCCCGGACGGCGGTGGGTCGTACGCCGTTGCCAGGACGCATCTGGGCGCGCGCACGAGCCTGGTGGCCGCCGCCTCGCTGGTCCTCGACTACGTGCTGAACGTCGCCGTCGCCGTCACGGCGGGTGTGGCCGCGCTGACCTCGGCCTTTCCCGGCCTGTACGGGGATCGACTGTGGCTGTGCCTGGTGGTGCTCGTGCTGATCACGGGCGTCAACCTGCGGGGCATCGTCGAGTCGGCCAGGGTCTTCATCGTGCCGACCGTGGTGTTCGTCGGGTCGGTCCTCGTGCTCATAGCGGTGGGCCTGTTCCGGTCCGGGCCGGTGAGCACGGCCACCGCCGACGGGCACGCCTCCGTGCTCGCCGACAACGCCACCTCGGTGGGCGCACTGCTGTTGCTGAAGGCCTTCGCCTCCGGATGTGCCGCGCTCACCGGCGTCGAGGCGATCGCGAACGCGGTGCCGTCCTTCCGCCGCCCACGGGTCAGGCGCGCCCAGCGTGCGGAGGTCGCCCTCGGGGCGGTGCTCGGTGTGATGCTGATCGGCCTGTCGGTACTGATCGGCCGCTTCCACCTCCAGCCGGTCGAGGACGTCACCGTCCTCGCCCAGCTCGCGGACGCCTCGCTCGGCCACAACTGGGGCTTCTACGTCATCCAGTTCGCGACGATGATCCTGCTCGCGCTGTCGGCCAACACCTCCTTCGGAGGGCTGCCGGTGCTGCTGAAACTGCTGGCCCGCGACAACTACCTGCCGCATGTCTTCGCACTGAAGGCCGACCGCCAGGTCCACCGCCACGGTGTTCTGGCCCTGGCCGCGGTCTCCGCCGCGCTGCTGGTGTTCTCCGGCGGCGACACCAACACCCTGGTGCCGCTGTTCGCCATCGGTGTCTTCGTCGGCTTCACGATCGCGCAGGTCGGGATGGTCCGGCACTGGCGCCTTGAACGCCGGGAGGAGGGGAGCCGTGGCCGGCGGGGCAAGGCGCTGCTGAACGGCTTCGGAGCCGCGCTCACCGGCGTGGCGGCGGTCGTCGTCACGCTGGAGAAGTTCCGGGAGGGCGCCTGGCTGGTCGTGATCGCGCTGCCGCTGCTGGTCGCGGCGTTCCTCGCCGTCCATCGTGCCTACGGCCGCATCGGCGAGCGGCTCGGTCTGGGCCGTATCCCCGAGCCCCCGCACCGTGAGCGCTCGCTGGTGATCGTGCCCGTCTCCTCGCTGTCCCGGCTGACGTCGGAGGCCCTGACCGCGGCGGCGTCCCTAGGCGATGAGGTGCGTGCGGTGACCGTCTGCTACCCGGACCCCGAGGACCGGGCCGCCCTGCACGCCCTGGAGCGCTCCTGGGCCGAGTGGGATCCGGGTGTCGAGCTGGTCCGGTTGTCCTGCGAGCGGCGTTCCCTGGGCCGTCCGATCGCCGCCTACGTCCGTGAGGTCGCCGCGGCCGAGCCCGCCACCCGGGTGACGGTGCTGATAGCGGAGACGGAGCCGGAGCGGCTGTGGCAGCGGCTGCTCCAGAACCAACGGGGCGCGGTCGTCGCGCATGCCGTACGGCGGGAGACGGACGCGGTCATCTGCCGGCTGCGGTTCCGCCTGCTGTGA
- the kdpF gene encoding K(+)-transporting ATPase subunit F, which produces MTAENIVGLIVAVALLGYLVLALIFPERF; this is translated from the coding sequence GTGACCGCCGAGAACATCGTCGGCCTGATCGTGGCCGTCGCCCTGCTGGGCTATCTCGTCCTCGCCCTGATCTTCCCGGAGAGGTTCTGA
- a CDS encoding APC family permease: MVTTEHPPQSRLRTWMLQGLSDMGRSGGHTGPHAEPEPPHKGQPWYRVMCLTGVDYFSTLGYQPGIAALAAGLLSPVATIVLVLVTLAGALPVYRRVAEESPHGEGSIAMLERLLSFWKGKLFVLTLLGFAATDFLITITLSAADASTHLVENPHLTSTLHDQRMLITLVLVALLGAVFLKGFLEAIGVAVVLVGLYLTLNVVVVAVGLWHVVTAGHVVTDWSNALTAEHGNVFAMVGVALLVFPKLALGLSGFETGVAVMPHVKGDEGDTEENPRGRIRDTKKLLTAAALIMSVFLIATSFITTLLIPEKEFESGGQANGRALAFLAHKYLGGVFGTVYDVSTIAILWFAGASAMAGLLNLMPRYLPRYGMAPHWARAVRPMVIVFTLIGFLVTWVFDADVDAQGGAYATGVLVLISSAAIAVTIAARKAGQRGWTIGFAVISAVFLYVTVANVIERPDGVKIGACFIAGIILVSLLSRLARAFELRVTSVTLDDMAERFIRDIASRKIRFIANEPDSRDKAEYRDKIEQIRADNDMPEQEDFVFVEVTVTDPSEFEASLTVRGEVLHSRYRVLTLESSSVPNALAALLLHVRDTTDCTPHIYFEWTEGGPFANFLRFFLFGQGEVAPVTREVLREAEPDRARRPRVHTG; encoded by the coding sequence ATGGTCACCACCGAACACCCTCCGCAGAGCCGTCTACGGACGTGGATGCTTCAGGGCCTGTCCGACATGGGCAGGAGCGGCGGCCACACGGGCCCGCACGCCGAACCCGAGCCGCCGCACAAGGGCCAGCCCTGGTACCGGGTGATGTGCCTGACCGGCGTCGACTACTTCTCCACCCTCGGCTACCAGCCGGGCATCGCCGCGCTCGCGGCCGGACTGCTCTCCCCCGTCGCGACCATCGTCCTCGTCCTGGTCACCCTGGCCGGCGCGCTTCCGGTCTACCGCCGGGTGGCGGAGGAGAGCCCGCACGGCGAGGGCTCGATCGCGATGCTGGAGCGGCTGCTGTCGTTCTGGAAGGGCAAGCTGTTCGTCCTGACCCTGCTGGGCTTCGCCGCCACCGACTTCCTGATCACCATCACGCTCTCGGCGGCCGACGCGTCGACCCACCTGGTCGAGAACCCGCATCTGACCAGCACCCTGCACGACCAGCGGATGCTGATCACCCTCGTCCTGGTCGCCCTGCTGGGCGCGGTGTTCCTCAAGGGCTTCCTGGAGGCGATCGGTGTCGCGGTCGTCCTCGTGGGCCTCTATCTCACGCTGAACGTCGTCGTCGTGGCCGTCGGCCTGTGGCACGTCGTCACCGCGGGTCACGTGGTCACCGACTGGTCGAACGCCCTCACCGCCGAGCACGGCAACGTCTTCGCCATGGTCGGCGTGGCGCTGCTGGTCTTCCCCAAGCTCGCCCTTGGCCTGTCCGGCTTCGAGACCGGCGTCGCCGTCATGCCGCATGTGAAGGGCGACGAGGGCGACACGGAGGAGAACCCCCGTGGCCGTATCCGCGACACCAAGAAACTGCTGACGGCCGCCGCTCTCATCATGAGCGTCTTCCTGATCGCCACCAGCTTCATCACCACCCTCCTGATCCCGGAGAAGGAGTTCGAGTCCGGCGGACAGGCCAACGGCCGCGCCCTCGCCTTCCTGGCACACAAGTACCTGGGCGGCGTCTTCGGCACGGTCTACGACGTCTCGACCATCGCCATCCTGTGGTTCGCCGGCGCCTCGGCGATGGCCGGTCTGCTCAACCTGATGCCGCGCTACCTGCCCCGTTACGGCATGGCACCGCACTGGGCCCGGGCCGTCCGTCCGATGGTCATCGTCTTCACGCTCATCGGCTTCCTCGTCACGTGGGTGTTCGACGCGGATGTCGACGCGCAGGGCGGCGCGTACGCCACCGGCGTGCTCGTCCTCATCAGCTCGGCGGCGATCGCGGTGACCATCGCCGCGCGCAAGGCCGGCCAACGGGGCTGGACGATCGGCTTCGCCGTGATCTCGGCGGTGTTCCTCTACGTCACCGTCGCGAACGTCATCGAACGCCCCGACGGCGTCAAGATCGGCGCCTGTTTCATCGCCGGCATCATCCTGGTCTCGCTGCTCTCCCGGCTGGCCCGCGCCTTCGAGCTCCGCGTGACCAGCGTGACGCTCGACGACATGGCGGAACGTTTCATCCGGGACATCGCCAGCCGCAAGATCCGCTTCATCGCCAACGAACCCGACAGCCGCGACAAGGCCGAGTACCGGGACAAGATCGAGCAGATCCGGGCCGACAACGACATGCCGGAGCAGGAGGACTTCGTCTTCGTCGAGGTGACCGTGACGGACCCCTCCGAGTTCGAGGCGAGCCTGACGGTCCGGGGCGAGGTCCTGCACAGCCGCTACCGCGTCCTCACCCTGGAGTCCTCCTCCGTCCCCAACGCCCTGGCCGCCCTCCTCCTCCACGTCCGCGACACCACGGACTGCACCCCGCACATCTACTTCGAGTGGACCGAGGGCGGCCCCTTCGCCAACTTCCTGCGCTTCTTCCTCTTCGGCCAGGGCGAGGTCGCCCCGGTCACCCGAGAGGTCCTGCGCGAGGCGGAACCCGACCGCGCCCGCCGCCCCCGCGTCCACACCGGCTGA
- a CDS encoding alpha/beta hydrolase: protein MGLTSETTVYVMATLAAVGVALLVWLWPRFARQGLWQVLGRLVAIGTTQVVIIAAFACWLNSSYQFFGSWGELFGQVETAPVGVTQAGGAVEGVGTVNGAALKGSLVQPAGYGQLNQVSGLPTGPAAVNGRVESVKVVGRRTGVVDPAFVYLPPQYFQKAYQRQRFPVIVALSGYPGSIFNLAQHLKVPQIAGELQKSGQMQPTIMVMIRPTIAPPRDTECVNVPGGPQTETFLAKDLPDALKSAYRVGHDASAWGVMGYSSGGSCALQLTMRDPHAYTTAAALSPDYKVKDDPTTGSLFGSGPGRAERSNGHDLMWRLKNLPVPQVSVLVAESKHGERGYPQTKAFIKAVRAPMRVVSIQPEHGSHNFPTWVQEMPPALKWMSQQLTFPQDVVPRHHRNKPGSVVADPPKTGHAPLRADGPEPTPTARTRR from the coding sequence ATGGGTCTGACGAGCGAGACGACCGTGTATGTGATGGCGACCCTTGCCGCCGTGGGTGTGGCACTGCTGGTCTGGCTGTGGCCACGGTTCGCCCGGCAGGGACTGTGGCAGGTGCTGGGACGACTGGTGGCCATCGGGACGACCCAGGTGGTGATCATCGCCGCGTTCGCGTGCTGGCTGAACTCGTCGTACCAGTTCTTCGGATCGTGGGGCGAACTCTTCGGCCAGGTCGAGACCGCCCCCGTCGGAGTGACACAGGCGGGCGGAGCAGTCGAGGGCGTCGGCACGGTGAACGGCGCCGCCCTGAAGGGGTCGCTGGTTCAGCCGGCCGGTTACGGGCAGCTGAACCAGGTCAGCGGACTGCCCACCGGCCCCGCCGCGGTGAACGGGCGAGTGGAGTCCGTGAAGGTCGTCGGACGCCGCACGGGCGTGGTCGACCCGGCGTTCGTCTACCTGCCGCCGCAGTACTTCCAGAAGGCGTACCAGCGGCAGCGCTTCCCGGTGATCGTCGCGCTCAGCGGCTACCCGGGCAGCATCTTCAACCTCGCGCAGCATCTGAAGGTCCCCCAGATCGCCGGTGAACTGCAGAAGAGCGGCCAGATGCAGCCGACCATCATGGTGATGATCCGGCCGACGATCGCCCCGCCGCGCGACACCGAGTGCGTGAACGTACCGGGCGGTCCGCAGACCGAGACCTTCCTGGCCAAGGACCTCCCCGACGCCCTGAAGTCCGCGTACCGGGTGGGGCATGACGCCAGCGCCTGGGGTGTCATGGGCTACTCCTCCGGCGGCAGCTGCGCCCTTCAGCTGACGATGCGCGATCCGCACGCGTACACGACGGCCGCCGCACTGTCGCCCGACTACAAGGTCAAGGACGACCCGACGACCGGCAGCCTCTTCGGCAGCGGCCCCGGACGCGCCGAGCGGAGCAACGGCCACGATCTGATGTGGCGGCTCAAGAACCTGCCCGTTCCCCAGGTCTCCGTCCTGGTGGCCGAGAGCAAGCACGGCGAGCGCGGTTATCCGCAGACGAAGGCCTTCATCAAGGCCGTCAGGGCACCCATGCGTGTCGTGTCGATCCAGCCCGAGCACGGCAGCCACAACTTCCCGACCTGGGTACAGGAGATGCCCCCCGCCCTGAAGTGGATGAGCCAGCAGCTGACGTTCCCCCAGGACGTCGTGCCCCGTCACCACAGGAACAAGCCGGGCTCGGTGGTCGCCGACCCGCCGAAGACCGGTCACGCCCCGCTGCGCGCCGACGGCCCGGAGCCCACCCCCACCGCCAGGACACGCAGGTGA